One segment of Proteus appendicitidis DNA contains the following:
- the cspD gene encoding cold shock domain-containing protein CspD — translation METGTVKWFNNAKGFGFITPAKGGDDIFAHYSTIRMEGYRTLKAGQKVNYSTIKGPKGDHADLIIPIIE, via the coding sequence ATGGAGACAGGTACAGTAAAGTGGTTCAATAACGCTAAGGGTTTTGGTTTTATTACCCCAGCAAAAGGTGGCGATGATATTTTTGCCCACTATTCAACAATCAGAATGGAAGGTTACCGCACACTTAAAGCGGGGCAGAAAGTTAATTATAGCACGATAAAAGGACCTAAGGGTGATCATGCCGACCTTATCATTCCTATTATCGAATAG
- a CDS encoding DUF2867 domain-containing protein: MNQQRVLVLGASGHIGQNLIPALIKQGHQVTAGARRIDWMMSQGWENTRCIFVDLHDPETLNSVMHDTDIVYYLVHSMGDAHNLIELERQAAINVVEALEGSNVQQIIFLSALQHEDQQYSPHLIARKLTGEVLRTSSIPVTEIRTSMIVGPGSAAFEIMRDMVYNLPILTPPRWVRSKSSPIALKNLIHYLTEIIHHPTHQHRIFDAGGPEYISYQTLFERFIKISGKKRMLIPIPMPASLISAGFISMITSVPTSIAKELIQGLKYDLPANDERLRKLIPQSLIKFDDAVKETLADEEAALDNQDWGYSSAVRSRWKPGYGYYPKNAGCTVSTPASAASLWHTVQQIGGEQGYFYGNALWKTRAIMDDIAGNKVTYGRPSRETLELGDMIDGWRVIKLEPEKQLTLLFGMKAPGLGRLSFTIHDSGHLRSIDVRAWWHPAGFSGLLYWFAMMPAHLFIFKGMAKTISTNAYKLDKNSPTSEKK, from the coding sequence ATGAATCAACAGCGTGTATTAGTACTTGGTGCCAGTGGGCATATTGGTCAAAATCTTATTCCAGCTCTGATAAAACAAGGTCATCAGGTCACTGCTGGCGCTCGTAGAATTGACTGGATGATGTCTCAAGGTTGGGAAAATACACGCTGTATCTTTGTCGATTTACATGATCCAGAAACCTTAAACAGTGTCATGCACGATACAGATATCGTTTATTATCTTGTTCATAGTATGGGAGATGCGCATAATCTAATTGAACTAGAGCGCCAAGCTGCCATTAATGTTGTTGAAGCACTTGAAGGCTCGAACGTTCAACAAATTATCTTTTTAAGTGCCTTACAACATGAAGATCAACAATACTCTCCTCACCTTATTGCACGAAAACTGACAGGTGAAGTATTAAGAACCAGCTCCATCCCGGTAACAGAAATTCGTACCTCAATGATTGTCGGTCCTGGTTCAGCCGCTTTTGAAATTATGCGTGATATGGTTTATAACCTCCCCATTCTTACGCCACCTCGCTGGGTTCGGTCAAAGTCCTCCCCTATTGCCTTAAAAAATTTAATTCACTATTTAACAGAAATTATTCATCACCCTACACATCAGCACCGGATTTTTGATGCAGGTGGCCCTGAATACATCAGCTATCAAACACTTTTTGAGCGCTTTATTAAAATTTCGGGTAAAAAGCGGATGCTAATTCCCATCCCAATGCCAGCGAGTTTAATTTCGGCAGGATTTATCAGTATGATAACGTCTGTGCCCACCTCGATTGCCAAAGAGCTGATCCAAGGGCTGAAATACGATCTTCCTGCCAACGATGAGCGATTACGTAAACTGATCCCTCAGTCTCTAATTAAATTTGATGATGCAGTAAAAGAAACACTCGCTGATGAAGAAGCCGCGTTAGATAACCAAGATTGGGGTTACTCTTCGGCGGTTCGTAGTCGCTGGAAACCCGGCTATGGCTATTACCCTAAAAATGCGGGTTGCACAGTATCCACACCTGCAAGCGCGGCATCCCTTTGGCATACAGTGCAACAAATCGGCGGTGAACAAGGGTATTTCTATGGTAACGCCTTATGGAAAACACGCGCCATTATGGATGATATTGCAGGGAATAAAGTCACTTACGGACGACCTTCTCGAGAAACGTTAGAACTTGGCGATATGATTGATGGTTGGCGAGTGATTAAACTGGAGCCTGAAAAACAGCTCACACTGTTATTTGGAATGAAAGCGCCCGGTTTAGGCAGACTCTCTTTCACGATCCACGACAGTGGTCATCTGCGTTCAATAGATGTTCGTGCTTGGTGGCACCCTGCAGGATTTAGTGGATTACTTTATTGGTTTGCCATGATGCCTGCGCACTTATTTATTTTCAAAGGTATGGCTAAAACAATAAGTACTAACGCTTACAAACTGGATAAAAATTCACCTACCAGTGAAAAAAAATAG
- the artJ gene encoding arginine ABC transporter substrate-binding protein → MKKILFAALLTSITLSATAAEKETIRFATEATYPPFEMIDANNQIVGFDVDLANAMCAKINADCTFTNQSFDSLIPSLKFRRFEALMAGIDITPERQKQVDFTDSYYDNSAVFITVTGKISDVASLKGKQIGVQNGTTHQKFINEQHKEMKTVPYDSYQNAVLDLKNGRIEAIFGDTAVVNEWLKKNPELGIVGDKVADPNYFGTGLAIAVRKGNADLQDKLNKALAEVKADGTYDVIYKKWFE, encoded by the coding sequence ATGAAAAAAATATTATTTGCGGCACTTCTGACCAGTATTACACTTTCTGCAACTGCGGCTGAGAAAGAAACAATCCGTTTTGCAACGGAAGCAACGTATCCTCCATTTGAAATGATTGATGCAAATAATCAAATTGTGGGATTTGACGTTGATTTAGCAAATGCAATGTGTGCAAAAATTAATGCGGACTGTACCTTTACCAATCAGTCATTTGATAGTTTAATTCCTAGCCTGAAATTCCGTCGTTTTGAAGCATTAATGGCAGGCATTGATATTACGCCAGAGCGTCAAAAACAAGTTGATTTCACTGATTCTTACTATGATAACTCAGCAGTATTTATCACAGTAACAGGTAAAATCTCTGATGTTGCGAGCCTAAAAGGTAAACAAATTGGTGTACAAAATGGGACAACCCATCAGAAATTCATCAATGAACAACACAAAGAGATGAAAACAGTTCCTTATGACAGTTATCAAAATGCGGTATTAGATCTGAAAAATGGTCGTATCGAAGCTATCTTTGGTGACACGGCTGTAGTTAATGAATGGCTGAAAAAGAATCCTGAATTAGGTATTGTAGGTGATAAAGTTGCAGATCCTAACTATTTTGGTACTGGTCTTGCGATTGCAGTAAGAAAAGGCAATGCTGATTTACAAGATAAATTAAATAAAGCATTAGCTGAAGTAAAAGCTGATGGCACCTATGATGTCATTTATAAAAAATGGTTTGAATAA
- the macA gene encoding macrolide transporter subunit MacA: MAFLSLKKRGKVLTLILIVTAIATYFFLPKDKAPIYQTQQITRGDLSKEVTATGKLDAVRKVDVGAQVSGQLQTLYVKEGDAVKKGDLLAIIDPKKAQNDVTESQETNNELKANLQQAQAELRLAQLTYQRQLKLIATHVIAQEELDRTRTDVEVKKARIITYQAQIKKNQATLDTARTNLQYTRITAPMDGVVTFIKTLEGQTVIAAQEAPTILTLADLDTMLVKAEVSEADVIYLKPDLSASFTVLGAPDKAFSGKLKDILPTPEKINDAIFYYARFEVPNEQHLLRLQMTAQVKILIETKKGVLLVPLSVLGEDAGINEYYVDVLVNGQPERRTVKIGMRTDVYAEVLSGLKENDEVILGKTSGEA; the protein is encoded by the coding sequence ATGGCTTTTTTATCTTTAAAAAAGCGAGGGAAAGTGCTCACCCTTATTTTAATTGTTACAGCAATTGCGACGTACTTTTTTTTGCCAAAAGATAAGGCACCGATATATCAAACACAGCAGATCACACGAGGTGATCTGTCAAAAGAAGTCACCGCAACTGGTAAGCTTGATGCTGTGCGTAAAGTAGATGTAGGTGCGCAGGTTAGTGGTCAGCTACAAACTTTATATGTAAAAGAGGGCGATGCCGTTAAAAAAGGTGATTTATTGGCGATTATTGATCCTAAAAAAGCACAAAATGACGTCACAGAATCTCAAGAAACAAATAATGAGCTTAAAGCCAATCTTCAACAAGCACAGGCTGAATTGCGTTTGGCGCAATTGACATATCAGCGACAATTAAAGTTGATTGCTACCCATGTTATTGCGCAAGAAGAGCTTGATCGTACTAGAACTGATGTTGAAGTGAAAAAAGCGCGCATCATCACTTATCAAGCTCAAATTAAAAAGAACCAAGCGACATTAGATACCGCAAGAACGAATCTGCAATATACACGGATAACTGCGCCAATGGATGGTGTTGTCACGTTTATTAAAACTCTTGAAGGTCAAACAGTGATTGCCGCGCAAGAAGCGCCTACGATTTTAACTTTAGCTGATTTAGACACAATGCTGGTAAAAGCAGAAGTATCCGAAGCTGACGTTATTTATTTAAAGCCTGATCTCAGCGCTTCTTTTACTGTTTTAGGCGCGCCAGATAAAGCCTTTAGCGGTAAATTAAAAGATATTCTTCCGACACCTGAAAAAATTAATGATGCTATTTTCTACTATGCGCGTTTTGAAGTGCCTAATGAACAACATTTATTACGGTTGCAAATGACTGCACAAGTTAAAATCCTTATCGAAACTAAAAAAGGGGTGCTTCTTGTTCCGCTTTCGGTATTAGGTGAGGATGCTGGTATTAATGAATATTATGTTGATGTATTGGTTAATGGTCAGCCAGAAAGACGCACAGTAAAAATAGGTATGCGTACTGATGTTTATGCAGAAGTTCTCAGCGGATTGAAAGAAAACGATGAGGTTATTCTGGGTAAAACTTCAGGAGAAGCATAA
- a CDS encoding ATP-dependent nuclease, which produces MYLERVEIVGFRGLNRLSLPLDMNTVLVGENAWGKSSLLDALTLSLGIETYQYAFTPDDFHRLPNEPEENGKKSLQIILTFTESRPGRHRSYRFHKIAPVWVENGDDLKHIYYRISAELDEQKNVKTFRYFLDKEGKQIRLPNGQTQEIIAEIVRLYPVLRLQDARFVRDLASDVIDSHNNPHREAFNNKMSELTKALVRNPDELSDEDLREGLDAMQQLLGHYFADHGSLLFKSRAHHRKVNEPHVRGWHALENINKVLAKPNQRSIRLIILGMFSSILQSRGSVALDPYARPIVIVENPETRLHPIMLSVAWGLLNLFSLQRITTTNSGELLSLAPLQSVCRLVRDTDKVAAYRVGDQQLHSDEERRISFHIRYNRPSALFARCWLLVEGETEIWLMNELARQCNYFFEAEGIKVIEFAQCGLKPLLKYATYMGIEWHTLVDGDEAGKKYAATVKDFALKSNDAERDRLTKLPALDMEHFLYKEGFRNVYHDVAGVPDNEKWPTRRVIIKAIQRSSKPDLALTVANNAAQRGVDSIPSILKSMFSRVAWLARGKAN; this is translated from the coding sequence ATGTATTTAGAAAGAGTGGAAATAGTTGGATTCCGTGGACTTAATCGTCTTTCATTACCTCTTGATATGAATACAGTCTTAGTGGGTGAAAATGCGTGGGGTAAAAGCTCATTACTTGATGCGTTAACACTCAGTTTGGGTATTGAAACCTATCAATATGCATTTACACCTGATGATTTCCATCGTTTGCCGAATGAACCTGAAGAAAATGGCAAAAAAAGCCTACAAATTATTTTAACGTTTACTGAATCTCGCCCAGGGCGTCATCGCTCTTATCGCTTCCATAAAATCGCGCCTGTATGGGTTGAAAATGGGGATGATCTTAAACATATCTATTACCGTATCAGTGCGGAATTAGATGAACAAAAGAATGTAAAAACATTCCGCTATTTTCTTGATAAAGAAGGCAAGCAAATTCGCTTACCTAATGGGCAAACTCAAGAAATCATTGCAGAGATAGTGAGGCTTTATCCAGTTCTTCGTTTACAAGATGCGCGTTTTGTTCGTGATCTCGCCTCTGACGTTATCGACTCTCATAATAATCCTCATCGAGAAGCGTTTAATAATAAAATGAGCGAGTTAACCAAAGCGTTAGTCAGAAATCCTGACGAGTTGTCAGATGAAGATTTGCGTGAAGGTCTTGATGCAATGCAACAACTGTTAGGACACTATTTTGCAGATCACGGTTCGTTGCTGTTTAAATCCCGCGCTCACCATCGCAAAGTTAACGAGCCTCATGTACGTGGCTGGCATGCCTTAGAAAATATCAATAAAGTGTTGGCAAAACCCAATCAGAGAAGTATTCGATTAATTATCTTGGGGATGTTTTCTTCTATCTTACAATCTCGTGGTAGTGTTGCACTTGATCCTTATGCAAGACCTATTGTGATTGTTGAAAACCCAGAAACGCGTTTACATCCTATTATGCTTTCGGTGGCTTGGGGATTACTCAATCTTTTCTCATTACAACGGATCACAACTACAAACTCAGGTGAACTGCTTTCACTCGCACCGCTGCAAAGCGTTTGTCGTTTAGTGCGTGATACCGATAAAGTTGCGGCTTACCGTGTTGGAGATCAGCAACTACATTCTGATGAAGAGCGGCGTATCTCATTTCATATTCGTTATAACCGACCCTCTGCGTTATTTGCGCGCTGTTGGTTATTGGTTGAAGGTGAAACAGAGATTTGGTTAATGAATGAATTGGCAAGGCAATGTAATTATTTCTTTGAAGCGGAAGGAATAAAAGTCATTGAGTTTGCTCAATGTGGGCTTAAGCCATTATTAAAGTACGCAACTTATATGGGTATAGAATGGCATACCTTAGTAGATGGTGATGAAGCGGGTAAGAAATATGCCGCGACCGTTAAGGATTTTGCATTAAAAAGCAATGATGCAGAGCGTGATAGATTAACGAAGCTTCCTGCGTTAGATATGGAACATTTTTTATATAAAGAAGGCTTTCGCAATGTATATCATGATGTCGCAGGTGTGCCAGATAATGAAAAATGGCCAACTCGACGCGTGATCATTAAAGCCATTCAACGTTCATCTAAGCCTGATCTCGCACTAACGGTAGCTAACAATGCGGCTCAACGTGGAGTAGACTCCATCCCTTCCATACTGAAAAGTATGTTCTCTCGTGTTGCATGGCTTGCAAGAGGCAAGGCGAATTAA
- the artQ gene encoding arginine ABC transporter permease ArtQ has protein sequence MNEITTLAGAAVTTVSLAISALIIGLVLAMLFTAWESARWKAFAFLGTCWVTLIRGLPEMLVVLFVYYGTLQGVMMLMDGIELGAFTLQIDFGDTESLPFYCGVIALSLLYASYASQTLRGALKAVPTGQWEAGQALGMGRITIFFRFIMPQMWRHALPGLGNQWLVLLKDTALVSLISVNDLMLQTQSIANRTQEPFTWYSIVALIYLAITLVSQYILKWLEMRTTRFERSAS, from the coding sequence ATGAATGAAATAACAACTCTAGCAGGTGCGGCCGTCACAACGGTCTCACTTGCTATTTCTGCTCTTATCATCGGATTAGTTCTTGCCATGCTGTTTACAGCTTGGGAATCCGCGAGATGGAAAGCCTTTGCTTTCTTAGGAACATGCTGGGTAACACTAATTAGAGGACTACCAGAAATGCTGGTGGTTCTTTTTGTCTATTATGGCACCTTGCAAGGTGTCATGATGCTAATGGATGGTATTGAATTAGGTGCTTTCACCTTACAAATTGATTTTGGTGATACTGAATCTTTACCTTTCTATTGCGGTGTTATCGCCCTTTCACTTCTTTATGCTTCTTATGCTTCACAAACTTTACGTGGTGCATTAAAAGCCGTACCAACAGGACAATGGGAAGCCGGCCAAGCATTAGGCATGGGTCGTATTACTATTTTCTTCCGCTTTATCATGCCTCAAATGTGGCGTCACGCTTTGCCGGGTTTAGGTAATCAGTGGTTAGTACTCTTGAAAGACACCGCGTTAGTCTCATTAATCAGCGTCAATGATTTAATGCTACAAACACAAAGTATCGCCAATAGAACTCAAGAGCCTTTTACTTGGTATAGCATTGTTGCTCTGATTTATTTAGCAATTACATTGGTCAGTCAATATATCCTGAAATGGCTAGAAATGAGAACGACCCGATTTGAACGGAGTGCCTCATAA
- the clpS gene encoding ATP-dependent Clp protease adapter ClpS, producing MGQFDFLTETTLREDVHQKNEPPSMYKVILNNDDYTPMDFVVEVLTMYFFLSEEKATQIMLDVHHKGKGVCGVYSADIAETKVAQVNLYARENEYPLLCTLEQA from the coding sequence ATGGGTCAGTTTGATTTTTTAACAGAAACCACGTTAAGGGAAGATGTTCATCAGAAAAATGAGCCACCATCAATGTATAAGGTGATCTTGAATAATGATGATTACACCCCCATGGATTTTGTTGTAGAAGTGCTTACGATGTATTTTTTCCTTAGCGAGGAAAAAGCAACGCAAATTATGTTGGACGTTCATCATAAAGGAAAAGGAGTTTGTGGGGTTTATAGTGCGGACATTGCTGAAACAAAAGTGGCGCAAGTTAATCTGTATGCGAGAGAAAACGAATACCCACTTTTATGTACTCTTGAACAGGCATGA
- a CDS encoding lysine exporter LysO family protein, whose amino-acid sequence MLSGLLIILLPLFVGYLIKLNNRPLLHLANRLLSAMVYVILFLMGVSLAMLDNIGENLVSILSYASVFFLCTFGANLLFLWLLDKKDPWHVPAHKQSKPPSRIKMVLESLQLCGVVVVGFFVGLTGWSIFHYASHASQGALIFLLWLVGLQLRNSGMSPKQILINRRGTTIAVVMGVSALAGGALAAYLLGLPMKMGLAIASGYGWYSLSGIVLTDAFGPVIGSTAFFNDLMRELAAIMLIPIIVNRYRNTALGICGSTSMDFTLPVLQRSGGVAIVPAAIVHGFVLSLITPILMAFFTS is encoded by the coding sequence ATGCTATCAGGATTATTAATTATCCTACTTCCGCTTTTTGTAGGGTATTTGATTAAGTTAAACAATCGCCCATTACTTCATCTGGCAAACCGCCTGCTTAGCGCGATGGTTTACGTTATCCTATTTCTAATGGGCGTTAGTTTAGCCATGCTAGATAATATTGGTGAAAACTTAGTCTCGATTCTTTCTTATGCTAGTGTTTTCTTTTTATGTACATTTGGTGCCAACTTACTGTTTTTATGGTTACTGGATAAAAAAGATCCTTGGCACGTCCCTGCGCATAAACAGTCCAAGCCCCCTTCACGCATAAAAATGGTACTTGAATCGCTGCAATTATGTGGTGTCGTTGTTGTGGGTTTCTTTGTCGGTTTAACAGGCTGGTCAATTTTCCATTATGCCTCTCATGCCAGCCAAGGCGCGCTTATCTTCTTACTTTGGTTAGTCGGATTACAATTACGCAATAGCGGAATGAGTCCTAAGCAAATTCTTATCAATCGTCGAGGAACAACCATTGCCGTCGTGATGGGCGTTAGTGCGCTTGCTGGTGGTGCTTTAGCTGCTTACTTACTAGGATTACCGATGAAAATGGGATTAGCGATTGCATCAGGTTATGGTTGGTATTCATTATCGGGTATTGTGCTCACTGATGCATTTGGTCCTGTTATTGGTAGTACTGCATTTTTCAATGACTTAATGCGTGAATTAGCGGCAATTATGCTTATTCCTATCATTGTTAATCGTTATAGAAATACGGCATTAGGAATTTGTGGTTCAACATCTATGGACTTTACCTTGCCTGTTTTACAACGCAGTGGCGGTGTTGCCATTGTGCCAGCAGCGATTGTGCATGGATTCGTGTTAAGTTTAATCACACCAATCTTGATGGCGTTCTTTACTTCATAG
- the artM gene encoding arginine ABC transporter permease ArtM codes for MWDYIVDILPGLPTSLSLTIVALLVAFTLSVLMTFILALKTPVISQIVKAYITLFTGTPLLVQFFLIYYGPGQFPALKNFPLIWELLSTPWFCAMVTLALNSAAYSTLLFYGAVRAIPSGQWQSCQALGMSPIQTARVILPYAFKRALSSYSNEVVLIFKSTSLASTITLLELTGYSRQVFGQSYDVMVFVAAGIIYLCINGILTLLMRLIEKKALEFEHRN; via the coding sequence ATGTGGGATTATATTGTTGATATATTACCGGGATTACCAACCAGCCTTTCTTTAACAATTGTGGCGCTATTGGTTGCATTTACTTTATCGGTATTAATGACCTTTATTTTGGCACTAAAAACACCGGTTATTAGCCAAATAGTAAAAGCTTATATTACCTTATTTACGGGTACACCATTATTGGTGCAGTTCTTCTTAATCTATTATGGTCCTGGGCAATTTCCTGCGTTGAAAAACTTCCCATTGATTTGGGAGTTATTATCAACACCTTGGTTTTGTGCAATGGTCACATTAGCATTAAATAGTGCGGCATATTCAACCTTACTTTTCTATGGTGCTGTAAGAGCTATCCCATCAGGGCAATGGCAATCTTGCCAAGCGCTAGGCATGTCTCCAATACAAACGGCAAGAGTGATATTACCTTACGCATTTAAGCGTGCGCTTTCATCATATTCAAACGAAGTGGTCTTAATATTCAAAAGTACCTCACTTGCCAGTACCATCACTTTACTTGAGTTAACAGGTTATAGCCGACAAGTTTTTGGTCAAAGTTATGATGTAATGGTTTTTGTTGCAGCCGGTATTATTTATCTGTGTATCAACGGAATATTGACTCTTTTAATGAGATTAATTGAGAAAAAAGCCTTAGAGTTTGAGCATCGTAATTAA
- the artP gene encoding arginine ABC transporter ATP-binding protein ArtP, which translates to MSIQLKNINCFYGSHQALYDINLECSAGETMVLLGPSGAGKSSLMRVLNLLEMPRSGELEIAGLHFDFSQQPNAKAIRSLRQNVGMVFQQYNLWPHLTVLDNLIEAPCRVLGLSKPQAKEKAMKLLGRLRLSEYAERFPLHLSGGQQQRVAIARALMMEPQVLLFDEPTAALDPEITAQVVDIIKELSETGITQVIVTHEVEIARKAASKVVYMENGRIIEQGDNYRFTAPQTEAFANYLSH; encoded by the coding sequence ATGAGTATTCAATTAAAAAACATAAATTGTTTCTACGGTTCGCACCAAGCACTCTATGATATTAATCTAGAATGCTCTGCTGGTGAAACAATGGTTCTATTAGGACCAAGTGGTGCAGGTAAAAGCTCCCTAATGAGAGTTCTTAATTTATTAGAAATGCCACGTTCAGGCGAATTAGAAATTGCGGGTCTGCATTTTGACTTTAGCCAACAGCCTAACGCAAAGGCAATTCGTTCATTACGCCAAAATGTGGGCATGGTATTTCAACAATATAATTTATGGCCACATTTAACGGTTCTTGATAATTTAATTGAAGCACCTTGCCGTGTATTAGGTTTATCAAAACCACAGGCCAAAGAAAAAGCAATGAAATTACTTGGACGTTTACGTTTAAGTGAATATGCAGAACGTTTCCCACTGCATTTATCAGGGGGGCAGCAACAACGTGTTGCTATTGCTAGAGCCTTAATGATGGAGCCTCAAGTTCTCTTATTTGATGAACCAACGGCAGCTTTAGATCCTGAAATTACCGCTCAAGTTGTTGATATTATCAAAGAACTTTCTGAAACGGGTATTACACAAGTGATTGTGACCCACGAAGTTGAAATTGCACGCAAAGCCGCGAGCAAAGTTGTATATATGGAAAACGGTCGTATTATAGAGCAAGGTGATAACTATCGTTTCACAGCTCCACAAACGGAAGCTTTTGCTAATTACTTGTCACACTAA
- the macB gene encoding macrolide ABC transporter ATP-binding protein/permease MacB, which produces MPALLELDEVSRLYTNGEEETVVLNKVSLTINAGEMVAIIGASGSGKSTLMNILGCLDKPSSGEYKVAGQSVAKMEGDQLAALRREHFGFIFQRYHLMSHLSAEQNVEIPAIYADKNATQRKERARELLTRLGLGDRVDYRPNQLSGGQQQRVSIARALMNGGEVILADEPTGALDSHSGKEVMSILKQLNEQGHTVIIVTHDPLIAAQAERIIEIKDGKIINDNYHQRTANKVKKETPPVLASSYFGQIFGRFTQALDMAWRAMVVNKIRTLLTMLGIIIGIASVVTIIVIGDAAKSMVLADIKAIGSNTIDIYPGKDFGSDSPEDRQSLTLQDVFALKQQSYVQAVTPQVQFSTRLRRGNQDSPASVAGVSDDYFTVYAMKFSQGGSFTPDMIERQAQVVVIDENTRQRFFPTKKEVIGEQIIIRNIPSTIVGVIAEKKSAFGNGQSLRVWVPYSTLNSRILNRSYLDSITVRATEGYDASVAEQQIIRLLTIRHGKKDIFTYNLDSFIKAAESTTQTMQLFLTLVAVISLVVGGIGVMNIMLVSVTERTREIGIRMAVGARASDVMQQFLIESVLVCLVGGVLGIGLSFGIAMVASVMLPDWHFVFQPIALVSAFICSTAIGVIFGFLPARSAAKMNPIDALARE; this is translated from the coding sequence ATGCCCGCATTATTAGAGCTAGATGAGGTTAGCCGTTTATATACCAATGGTGAAGAAGAAACCGTTGTTCTCAATAAAGTCTCATTAACGATTAATGCTGGAGAAATGGTGGCGATTATCGGGGCTTCTGGCTCCGGTAAATCGACTTTAATGAATATTTTAGGCTGCTTAGATAAACCAAGTAGCGGTGAATATAAAGTCGCAGGTCAAAGTGTTGCGAAAATGGAAGGCGACCAACTTGCAGCATTACGCCGCGAGCATTTTGGTTTTATCTTTCAGCGCTACCATTTAATGTCGCATTTAAGTGCAGAACAGAATGTTGAAATTCCTGCGATTTATGCAGATAAAAATGCTACTCAAAGAAAAGAAAGGGCGCGTGAACTATTAACACGCTTAGGATTAGGGGATCGCGTTGATTATCGACCTAATCAACTCTCTGGCGGTCAGCAACAGCGCGTAAGTATTGCTAGAGCATTAATGAATGGTGGTGAAGTCATTCTTGCAGATGAGCCAACAGGGGCATTGGATAGTCATTCTGGCAAAGAGGTTATGTCTATTCTTAAGCAATTAAATGAACAAGGGCACACGGTTATTATCGTAACCCATGATCCTTTAATTGCAGCACAGGCTGAGCGAATTATAGAAATAAAAGATGGTAAGATTATTAATGATAATTACCATCAAAGAACAGCAAATAAAGTTAAAAAAGAGACACCCCCTGTTTTAGCTTCTTCGTATTTTGGGCAAATATTCGGGCGTTTTACACAAGCATTAGATATGGCTTGGCGTGCAATGGTTGTGAATAAAATACGCACGTTGCTAACGATGCTCGGCATTATTATTGGTATAGCCTCTGTCGTCACTATTATTGTGATTGGTGATGCCGCTAAAAGCATGGTGCTGGCAGATATAAAAGCGATTGGCTCTAATACTATTGATATCTATCCAGGGAAAGATTTTGGCAGCGATTCACCAGAAGATAGACAATCGTTAACATTGCAAGATGTCTTTGCTTTAAAACAACAATCTTATGTACAAGCTGTTACACCACAAGTGCAATTTAGCACACGATTACGCCGTGGAAATCAAGACTCGCCTGCATCTGTTGCGGGTGTTAGTGACGATTATTTCACTGTGTATGCCATGAAGTTTTCGCAAGGTGGTTCATTTACACCTGATATGATCGAGCGGCAAGCTCAAGTTGTCGTTATTGATGAAAATACCCGTCAGCGGTTTTTCCCTACCAAAAAAGAAGTTATTGGTGAGCAAATCATTATTCGCAATATTCCCTCGACCATTGTTGGTGTTATTGCAGAGAAGAAATCGGCTTTTGGCAATGGTCAATCGCTCAGAGTATGGGTACCTTACAGCACGCTAAATAGCCGTATTTTAAATCGAAGTTATCTTGATAGCATTACAGTAAGAGCAACGGAAGGCTATGATGCCAGCGTTGCGGAGCAACAAATTATCCGGTTATTAACGATCAGGCACGGTAAAAAAGATATTTTTACTTATAACCTTGATAGCTTTATTAAGGCTGCCGAAAGCACAACTCAAACAATGCAACTGTTTCTCACTTTAGTGGCCGTTATTTCATTAGTCGTGGGTGGGATTGGTGTCATGAATATTATGCTAGTTTCAGTGACAGAAAGAACGCGAGAAATTGGGATTAGAATGGCGGTGGGTGCCAGAGCAAGTGATGTGATGCAACAATTCCTTATCGAGTCCGTATTGGTGTGTTTAGTTGGCGGGGTACTGGGAATAGGTCTTTCATTTGGTATTGCTATGGTGGCAAGTGTGATGTTGCCTGATTGGCATTTTGTATTCCAGCCTATCGCATTAGTGAGTGCTTTTATTTGTTCGACTGCCATTGGTGTTATTTTTGGATTTTTACCTGCAAGAAGTGCAGCAAAAATGAATCCAATAGATGCTCTCGCGAGAGAATAA